In Paenarthrobacter sp. GOM3, a single window of DNA contains:
- the purQ gene encoding phosphoribosylformylglycinamidine synthase subunit PurQ, translating into MTSIPLIGEAVAVAAEPRLAGAKVGVVTFPGTLDDRDAARAVRLAGATAVPLWHADSELGDVDAVIIPGGFSYGDYLRAGAISRFAPLMTKIIDAANSDAKLPVLGICNGFQILTESHLLPGSMIKNDHLKFICRDQTLRVENANTAWTVDYTDGQEIIVPLKNQDGQYIADEKTLDALEAEGRVVFRYVGFNPNGSRRDIAGISNAAGNVVGLMPHPEHAVETGFGPESLDGAPRDTDGLGFFTSVLTKIVGGDK; encoded by the coding sequence ATGACGTCGATCCCCCTGATTGGCGAGGCTGTAGCCGTCGCCGCCGAGCCCAGGCTCGCAGGCGCCAAGGTTGGCGTCGTCACCTTCCCCGGCACCCTTGACGACCGCGACGCCGCCCGTGCAGTACGGCTCGCCGGCGCCACGGCGGTTCCGCTCTGGCACGCCGATTCCGAACTGGGCGACGTTGACGCTGTCATCATCCCCGGCGGATTCTCCTATGGCGACTACCTCCGCGCAGGCGCCATCTCTCGTTTCGCGCCGCTGATGACCAAGATCATTGATGCAGCCAACTCCGACGCAAAGCTCCCCGTGCTGGGTATTTGCAACGGCTTCCAGATCCTGACCGAGTCGCACCTGCTGCCCGGTTCCATGATCAAGAACGACCACCTGAAGTTCATCTGCCGCGACCAGACGCTGCGCGTGGAAAACGCCAACACCGCCTGGACCGTGGACTACACAGACGGCCAGGAAATCATCGTGCCGTTGAAGAACCAGGATGGCCAGTACATCGCCGACGAGAAGACTCTGGATGCCCTTGAGGCCGAAGGCCGCGTGGTGTTCCGCTACGTGGGCTTCAACCCGAACGGCTCCCGCCGCGACATCGCCGGCATCTCCAACGCCGCAGGCAACGTGGTGGGCCTCATGCCACACCCCGAGCACGCTGTGGAGACCGGCTTCGGACCCGAGTCATTGGATGGCGCCCCCCGCGACACCGACGGCCTCGGTTTCTTCACCTCCGTACTGACCAAGATTGTGGGAGGCGACAAGTGA
- a CDS encoding sialidase family protein, translating to MRSPSLARIAVAGTLSLGLLTGLGLPATAAPIPPTNPTATPGTFMEANIGADRTAANFFYRIPALTYLGNNVVLAAWDGRPGSAADAPNPNSIVQRRSTDGGQTWGPVTVIAAGHVADASGPKYGYSDPSYVYDAETGKVFAFFVYSKDQGFGGSQFGNSDADRTVISSAVIESSDSGVTWSQPRLITNVTKPGISKTSPVAGDVRSNFASSGEGIQLKYGQYKGRLIQQYAGDVRQADGTNKIQAYSVYSDDHGATWKKGANVGDRMDENKTVELSDGRVLLNSRDNANQGYRKVAISTDGGVTYGPVTQDTELPDPANNGSISRMFPDAAPGSADAKKLIFTNANSKTGRENVSARVSCDDGATWPGVRTIRSGFSAYSTITRMAAGTFGVLYEGNYTDNMPFAKFDDAWLNYACTPLSVPAVTLAPGAIQQVPVTVTNQEAGTLSGATATVYTPSGWSATTVSVPSLQPGASTTVNVALTAPANASGPQNLNAAFTTTDGRVSQFTFTATVPVAPQVGLTITGTAPSRDVVASPYQVGEALSYSFNVKSTANVTANSVPLSGTFDSGFLPPSAPNCRYLNLAAGASYNCTTAKHIITAADVDRGYFIPQASFSITASATPSITKTVPFTGASVALR from the coding sequence TTGAGATCACCATCGCTCGCCCGTATCGCAGTTGCCGGCACGCTGAGTCTGGGCCTCCTGACCGGTCTCGGCCTTCCCGCAACCGCCGCCCCCATCCCACCCACCAACCCAACGGCAACTCCGGGCACCTTCATGGAGGCCAACATCGGCGCGGACCGCACCGCCGCAAACTTCTTTTACCGGATCCCCGCCTTGACGTATTTGGGCAATAACGTGGTGCTAGCTGCCTGGGATGGCCGTCCCGGATCCGCTGCGGATGCGCCGAACCCGAACTCGATAGTGCAGCGCCGCAGCACTGATGGCGGGCAAACGTGGGGGCCTGTCACGGTCATTGCCGCCGGACATGTTGCCGACGCCAGCGGACCAAAGTACGGATACAGCGACCCCTCCTACGTCTACGACGCCGAGACCGGCAAAGTCTTCGCCTTCTTCGTGTACTCCAAGGACCAGGGCTTCGGTGGCAGCCAATTCGGAAACAGCGACGCCGACCGGACAGTGATCTCTTCCGCGGTCATCGAATCCTCTGACAGCGGCGTCACGTGGAGCCAGCCGCGGCTCATCACCAACGTCACCAAACCCGGAATCAGCAAGACAAGCCCCGTGGCCGGGGACGTCCGTTCCAACTTTGCCTCTTCCGGCGAAGGCATCCAGCTCAAGTACGGCCAGTACAAGGGCCGTTTGATCCAGCAGTATGCCGGTGATGTCCGCCAGGCTGACGGCACCAACAAAATCCAGGCCTACTCTGTCTACTCCGATGACCACGGGGCCACCTGGAAGAAGGGCGCCAATGTCGGCGATCGGATGGACGAAAACAAGACCGTTGAACTCTCCGACGGCCGTGTGCTCCTGAACTCCCGCGACAACGCCAATCAGGGGTACCGCAAGGTGGCCATCTCCACCGACGGCGGGGTGACGTACGGTCCCGTCACGCAGGACACTGAGCTCCCGGACCCCGCCAACAACGGCTCCATATCGCGGATGTTCCCGGATGCGGCGCCGGGCTCGGCGGACGCCAAAAAGCTGATCTTCACCAACGCCAACTCCAAGACCGGCCGCGAAAACGTGTCCGCCCGCGTCTCCTGCGACGACGGCGCCACCTGGCCGGGCGTCCGCACCATCCGTTCGGGATTCTCTGCCTACTCCACTATCACCCGGATGGCCGCGGGCACGTTCGGAGTCCTCTACGAGGGCAACTACACCGACAACATGCCCTTCGCTAAGTTCGATGACGCGTGGCTGAACTACGCCTGCACCCCGCTGTCCGTTCCGGCCGTCACCCTGGCTCCGGGTGCCATCCAGCAGGTGCCAGTGACCGTCACCAACCAGGAAGCCGGCACCCTGTCCGGTGCGACGGCTACTGTCTACACACCCAGCGGCTGGTCGGCCACCACTGTGAGCGTTCCTTCCCTGCAACCAGGAGCCTCAACCACCGTCAACGTAGCCCTCACCGCGCCCGCCAACGCGAGCGGACCGCAGAACCTCAACGCGGCATTCACGACGACGGATGGCCGGGTTTCGCAGTTCACCTTCACCGCGACCGTGCCCGTGGCCCCGCAGGTGGGCCTGACCATCACCGGAACGGCGCCAAGCCGCGATGTCGTCGCCAGCCCGTACCAGGTGGGTGAAGCGCTCAGCTACTCCTTCAACGTCAAGAGCACCGCCAACGTCACGGCCAACTCGGTACCCCTTTCCGGGACATTCGACTCCGGCTTCCTGCCGCCGTCGGCCCCCAACTGCCGGTACCTCAACCTGGCCGCGGGCGCGAGCTATAACTGCACCACTGCCAAGCACATCATCACGGCAGCCGACGTGGATCGCGGCTACTTCATACCGCAGGCGAGCTTCAGCATCACTGCCAGCGCGACGCCGTCGATCACCAAAACAGTCCCGTTCACGGGAGCTTCGGTGGCCCTCCGCTGA
- a CDS encoding S8 family serine peptidase, which translates to MKPQGKSFARSGSLRKAAAIAVGLPLLLSSMAMPAQAAPAPETPGNVAGVAKKNLDPSAYKDGRYMVVLAEKPAATYDGGTAGLAPTKPEEGKKLDADSAEVKEYQSHLQQKQQEVAKQENVNIKREFTTAVNGFSANLTADQAINLAKDPKVLMVAPDTQYAPDYSTSDFLKLSGPNGTWATQYGGQENAGKGTVVGVIDTGYTPSNPFFAGEPVGPLVGNAQVGVPYRTADGKIAMLKADGDTFVGECQPGTGTGADYDGSACNSKVLSTHYFADAFLDTVAPENRAPEEVISAVDVASHGTHTASTAAGNANVDAVVDGRSFGTTSGIAPAAKLSIYKVCWEDTDPATGGCYGSASVDAIEQAILDGVDVLNYSISGSTTTTTDPVSLAFLSAASAGIFVAASAGNSGPTASTVNHGAPWLTTVAATSFSQELQGTVEFSDGSKYRGASIMNREVTGAGVVLSTGAASGQGDAALCAPGSLDPAKVAGKVVVCDRGVVDRTAKSAEVLRGGGVGMILVNLTDSSLDTDKHAIPTVHVNPPATQAIKDKINANPAVTVSLLNRDTTGLPAEAQPQIAGFSSRGPLLATDSDLLKPDVSAPGVAILAGVSPIGTGGDNFGFMSGTSMASPHVAGFGALILGKNPKWSPATVKSAMMTTAGPVKLANGAINKDVFATGAGQVDPAKVLSPGLVYDATTEDYLKFIQGTGMDLGMEGLGTTAPRDMNVPSFALGNLAGKIEVTRTVTALTPGLYRASVNVPGVNVKVTPSVLNFGAPGEKKTFKVQFENNNAALGKFAMGSLSWTGANKTVTSPIAVRPQSVIADKALAFTGTGPNGSAAINITSGTNLPVGVTIDGLSKADSSAVELVPGPFAGETNASNFVKKVTVGEGSALAKFSVISSNDAADFDMLVLTPSGQQLPAATASASETLSVPNPAAGDYYVFANLYASPNNQATKATVDAAVLGANQGNATVTPNPIRLANGKTGQVSLNWKNLEPGSYIGRLTFAGTSEPSFVTVLINPGGTVVVPDDEDPKKDKKDKKNHGKIRGDEPTQSNNAG; encoded by the coding sequence GTGAAACCACAAGGAAAGAGCTTCGCCAGAAGCGGGAGCCTCCGGAAGGCCGCGGCGATCGCCGTCGGACTGCCGCTGCTGCTCTCGTCGATGGCGATGCCGGCCCAGGCCGCTCCCGCCCCGGAGACCCCCGGAAATGTCGCAGGCGTGGCCAAGAAGAACCTTGACCCCAGCGCCTACAAGGACGGCCGTTACATGGTGGTCCTCGCCGAAAAGCCTGCGGCCACTTACGACGGCGGCACGGCTGGTCTCGCGCCCACCAAGCCGGAGGAGGGCAAAAAGCTCGACGCCGACAGCGCAGAGGTGAAGGAATACCAGTCGCACCTGCAGCAGAAGCAGCAGGAAGTCGCCAAGCAGGAAAACGTGAACATCAAGCGTGAGTTCACCACTGCCGTCAACGGTTTCAGCGCGAACCTCACCGCCGACCAGGCCATCAACCTTGCCAAGGACCCCAAGGTCCTCATGGTTGCACCCGACACGCAGTACGCACCGGACTACTCAACCAGCGACTTCCTCAAGCTCAGCGGCCCCAACGGAACCTGGGCCACCCAGTACGGCGGGCAGGAAAACGCCGGCAAGGGAACTGTTGTTGGCGTGATCGACACCGGCTACACCCCCTCCAACCCATTCTTCGCCGGCGAGCCCGTGGGCCCGCTGGTGGGCAACGCCCAGGTGGGCGTTCCTTACCGGACGGCAGACGGCAAGATCGCCATGCTCAAGGCCGACGGTGACACGTTCGTTGGCGAATGCCAGCCCGGAACTGGCACGGGTGCTGATTACGATGGCAGCGCCTGCAACTCCAAGGTCCTCAGCACCCACTACTTCGCCGACGCCTTCCTTGACACCGTGGCACCGGAAAACCGGGCTCCGGAAGAAGTCATTTCCGCAGTGGACGTTGCCAGCCACGGCACCCACACGGCAAGCACAGCCGCAGGTAACGCCAACGTTGACGCCGTGGTGGACGGCCGCAGCTTCGGAACCACCAGCGGCATCGCACCCGCTGCCAAGCTCTCCATCTACAAGGTCTGCTGGGAAGACACCGACCCCGCCACCGGTGGCTGCTACGGCTCCGCTTCCGTGGACGCGATCGAGCAGGCCATCCTGGATGGCGTGGACGTGCTGAACTACTCCATCTCCGGCTCAACCACCACCACTACGGACCCCGTCTCGCTGGCATTCCTGTCGGCAGCATCGGCAGGCATTTTCGTGGCCGCCTCGGCTGGTAACTCCGGTCCCACCGCCAGCACCGTGAACCACGGCGCACCCTGGCTGACCACGGTTGCCGCTACCTCCTTCTCCCAGGAGCTCCAGGGCACGGTTGAATTCTCCGACGGCAGCAAGTACCGCGGAGCCAGCATTATGAACCGTGAGGTGACCGGGGCCGGCGTCGTGCTTTCCACCGGTGCCGCAAGCGGCCAAGGCGATGCTGCCCTCTGTGCCCCCGGCTCGCTTGACCCGGCAAAGGTTGCCGGCAAGGTTGTTGTCTGTGACCGCGGCGTGGTTGACCGGACGGCCAAGAGCGCCGAGGTCCTGCGTGGCGGTGGCGTCGGCATGATCCTGGTGAACCTGACCGATTCCTCGCTGGATACCGACAAGCACGCGATCCCCACGGTCCACGTGAACCCGCCCGCAACGCAGGCCATCAAGGACAAGATCAACGCCAACCCGGCCGTCACCGTGTCCCTGCTCAACCGCGATACCACGGGCTTGCCTGCCGAGGCCCAACCGCAGATCGCCGGGTTCTCGTCCCGCGGTCCGCTCCTCGCTACGGACTCGGACCTGCTAAAGCCTGACGTTTCCGCTCCCGGCGTCGCCATTCTTGCCGGCGTTTCGCCGATCGGAACCGGCGGGGACAACTTCGGCTTCATGTCCGGAACGTCCATGGCCTCCCCGCACGTCGCCGGTTTCGGTGCCCTGATCCTGGGCAAGAACCCGAAGTGGTCCCCGGCCACGGTGAAGTCCGCCATGATGACCACCGCAGGACCGGTCAAGCTGGCCAACGGTGCCATCAACAAGGACGTCTTCGCTACCGGTGCCGGCCAGGTTGATCCTGCGAAGGTCCTCAGCCCCGGCCTCGTCTATGACGCAACCACCGAGGACTACCTGAAGTTCATCCAGGGCACCGGCATGGACCTGGGCATGGAAGGCCTCGGCACCACCGCGCCGCGCGACATGAACGTTCCATCGTTCGCGCTGGGCAACCTCGCAGGCAAGATCGAGGTCACCCGCACCGTAACCGCCCTGACGCCCGGTCTCTACCGGGCATCGGTCAACGTTCCGGGCGTCAACGTCAAGGTCACTCCGTCAGTGCTGAACTTCGGTGCTCCGGGTGAGAAGAAGACGTTCAAGGTGCAGTTCGAAAACAACAACGCAGCCCTGGGCAAGTTCGCCATGGGTTCGCTGAGCTGGACGGGTGCCAACAAGACCGTCACCTCGCCGATCGCCGTCCGCCCGCAGTCCGTCATTGCGGACAAGGCGCTGGCGTTCACGGGAACGGGCCCCAACGGCTCAGCAGCCATCAACATCACCTCCGGCACCAACCTTCCGGTGGGAGTGACCATTGATGGACTGTCCAAGGCCGATTCCTCGGCAGTGGAACTGGTTCCCGGCCCATTTGCGGGCGAGACCAACGCGTCCAACTTCGTGAAGAAGGTGACCGTGGGTGAGGGCAGTGCGCTGGCCAAGTTCTCGGTCATCTCATCCAACGACGCCGCGGACTTCGACATGCTGGTCCTGACGCCCTCCGGCCAGCAGTTGCCTGCAGCGACAGCCTCCGCCAGTGAAACACTGTCGGTTCCCAACCCGGCTGCGGGCGACTACTACGTCTTCGCCAACCTCTACGCAAGCCCCAACAACCAGGCCACCAAGGCCACTGTTGATGCCGCCGTACTGGGAGCGAACCAGGGTAACGCCACGGTGACGCCGAATCCGATCCGCCTCGCCAACGGCAAGACCGGCCAGGTTTCGCTGAACTGGAAGAACCTGGAGCCGGGCTCCTACATTGGCCGCCTGACCTTCGCAGGGACCAGCGAACCAAGCTTCGTCACGGTCCTGATCAACCCGGGCGGAACCGTAGTGGTTCCGGACGATGAGGACCCGAAGAAGGACAAGAAAGACAAGAAGAACCACGGCAAGATCCGTGGAGACGAGCCGACACAGAGCAACAACGCTGGCTAG
- the purL gene encoding phosphoribosylformylglycinamidine synthase subunit PurL: MTTETTKKFNIDTVEHAAKTPDTELPWAELGLKQNEFDEIVKVLGRRPTGAELAMYSVMWSEHCSYKSSKNHLRQFGEKVTEEMKKDMLVGIGENAGVTNLGDGWAVTFKIESHNSPSFVEPYQGAATGIGGIVRDIISMGARPVAVMDPLRFGAIDHPDTARVMHGAVAGIGGYGNCLGLPNIGGEMVFDSVYQGNPLVNALAVGVMRHEDIRLANASGKGNKVVLFGARTGGDGIGGASVLASESFDDTKPSKRPAVQVGDPFAEKVLIECCLELFKGSLVEGIQDLGAAGISCATSELASNGDGGMEVELTSVLLRDPTLTPGEILMSESQERMMAVVTPENIAAFEAVMDKWAVEYSWLGEVTDTGRLIITWEGEVIVDVDPRTVAHDGPVYDRPFARPEWQDSVQANAFTGSVEDAGRPSAPSELAAAVTELVASPNMCSKSWITNQYDRYVGGNTAMAFPDDAGVVRVDEETGLGVALATDANGRYTYLEPYQGAQLALAEAYRNVATSGAVPMAVSDCLNFGSPEDPDVMWQLAEAIRGLSDACMELGIPVTGGNVSLYNQTGTTPIHPSPVVAVLGKLDDVARRTPSGWREDGQAIYLLGTTAAELDGSEWSNLRGHLGGLPPKVDLAAERELGQILINASRDGMVDAAHDLSEGGLAAALVESSLRYGVGARIALEELMERDGVDLFTALFSESQARAIVSVPRSEEVRFKDMCTARGFAHIRIGVVDAAGGKLEINGVDELSLDALSEAHEGTLPKYFG; the protein is encoded by the coding sequence GTGACCACGGAAACCACCAAGAAGTTCAACATCGACACCGTTGAGCACGCTGCCAAGACCCCGGACACGGAACTCCCGTGGGCCGAGCTGGGCTTGAAGCAGAACGAATTCGACGAGATCGTCAAGGTCCTTGGCCGCCGCCCCACCGGCGCCGAGCTGGCCATGTACTCCGTCATGTGGAGCGAGCACTGCTCCTACAAGTCCTCCAAGAACCACCTCCGCCAGTTCGGCGAGAAGGTCACCGAGGAAATGAAGAAGGACATGCTGGTGGGCATCGGCGAAAACGCCGGCGTCACCAACCTCGGGGACGGCTGGGCCGTAACGTTCAAGATCGAGTCGCACAACTCGCCGTCGTTCGTTGAGCCGTACCAGGGTGCCGCTACCGGCATCGGCGGCATTGTCCGCGACATCATCTCCATGGGCGCCCGCCCGGTTGCCGTGATGGATCCACTGCGTTTCGGCGCCATCGACCACCCGGACACCGCCCGCGTCATGCACGGTGCTGTTGCCGGCATCGGTGGCTACGGCAACTGCCTGGGCCTGCCGAACATCGGCGGCGAAATGGTCTTCGACTCCGTCTACCAGGGCAACCCGCTGGTAAACGCCCTCGCCGTAGGCGTCATGCGCCACGAGGATATCCGCCTGGCCAACGCGTCCGGCAAAGGCAACAAGGTTGTCCTGTTCGGTGCCCGCACCGGCGGCGACGGCATTGGCGGCGCTTCGGTGCTCGCTTCGGAGTCCTTCGACGACACCAAGCCCTCCAAGCGTCCGGCCGTCCAGGTGGGCGACCCGTTCGCTGAGAAGGTCCTGATCGAATGCTGCCTTGAGCTCTTCAAGGGCTCGTTGGTTGAAGGTATCCAGGACCTCGGCGCCGCAGGTATTTCCTGCGCCACGTCCGAGCTCGCCTCCAACGGTGACGGCGGCATGGAGGTCGAACTGACCTCCGTCCTGCTGCGCGACCCCACGCTGACCCCGGGCGAGATCCTCATGTCCGAGTCGCAGGAACGCATGATGGCCGTGGTCACCCCTGAGAACATCGCTGCTTTCGAAGCCGTGATGGACAAGTGGGCCGTGGAATACTCCTGGCTGGGTGAAGTGACCGACACTGGTCGCCTCATCATCACCTGGGAAGGCGAAGTAATCGTCGACGTCGATCCCCGCACCGTTGCGCACGACGGCCCGGTCTACGACCGTCCGTTCGCCCGCCCGGAGTGGCAGGACTCGGTCCAGGCCAACGCGTTCACCGGTTCCGTCGAAGACGCCGGCCGTCCGTCGGCTCCGTCCGAGCTGGCTGCGGCGGTCACCGAGCTGGTGGCATCGCCGAACATGTGCAGCAAGTCCTGGATCACCAACCAGTACGACCGCTACGTTGGCGGCAACACCGCCATGGCGTTCCCTGACGACGCCGGCGTGGTCCGCGTTGACGAGGAGACCGGCCTGGGCGTTGCCCTGGCCACCGACGCCAACGGCCGCTACACGTACCTCGAGCCGTACCAGGGTGCGCAGCTGGCACTGGCTGAGGCCTACCGAAACGTCGCCACCTCCGGCGCCGTTCCGATGGCCGTCAGTGACTGCCTGAACTTCGGTTCCCCCGAGGACCCGGATGTCATGTGGCAGCTGGCCGAAGCCATCCGTGGCCTCTCCGATGCCTGCATGGAGCTCGGCATCCCGGTCACCGGCGGCAACGTCTCCCTGTACAACCAGACCGGCACCACGCCCATCCACCCCTCCCCCGTGGTGGCAGTCCTGGGCAAGCTCGACGACGTCGCCCGCCGCACGCCGTCAGGCTGGCGCGAGGACGGCCAGGCCATCTACCTGCTGGGCACCACCGCAGCGGAGCTGGACGGTTCGGAATGGTCCAACCTGCGCGGACACCTCGGTGGCTTGCCGCCGAAGGTCGATCTTGCGGCCGAGCGTGAATTGGGCCAGATCCTGATCAACGCTTCCCGCGATGGCATGGTTGACGCCGCCCACGACCTCTCCGAGGGTGGCCTCGCGGCTGCCTTGGTTGAGTCCTCGCTGCGCTATGGCGTTGGCGCCCGCATTGCCCTTGAGGAACTCATGGAACGTGACGGCGTGGACCTGTTCACGGCCCTCTTCTCCGAATCCCAGGCCCGTGCCATCGTTTCGGTGCCGCGTTCGGAGGAAGTTCGCTTCAAGGACATGTGCACGGCCCGCGGCTTCGCCCACATCCGGATCGGCGTTGTTGACGCTGCCGGTGGAAAGCTGGAGATCAACGGCGTGGACGAGCTCTCCCTGGACGCCCTCAGCGAAGCGCACGAAGGTACGCTGCCGAAGTACTTCGGCTAA
- a CDS encoding manganese catalase family protein, which translates to MYLHTQLLINEIAVDEPDPAAANALQEGLGGQFGEMRTMMQYLFQSMNLRGDPASKPFKDLLQGIGTEEISHVELIGTTISRLLDGSPEYQGKKKDPVDQPGAGGATPLNIALDHSNIHHYLVGAQGALPVDAAGNPWSGSWVYNSGNLVLDLLYNLMLESTGRLQKCRIYEMTDNKTARSTIAYLIVRDQAHENAYAKALESLGVNWGKVLPIPKTNAEQFPEVKKLLDLGLQSVQYTFSADNLSEAGKLYRGASPSNDGTELRTDTMPDGFPMTIAPERKEEFAPGLDPELLAMIQAVAEQELHDADNPKEAKK; encoded by the coding sequence ATGTATCTGCACACCCAATTGCTCATCAACGAAATCGCCGTAGATGAGCCAGATCCCGCAGCAGCCAACGCCCTACAGGAAGGCCTGGGCGGCCAGTTCGGCGAAATGCGCACCATGATGCAATACCTCTTCCAAAGCATGAACCTCAGGGGCGATCCGGCATCGAAGCCTTTCAAGGACCTCCTTCAGGGCATCGGCACCGAGGAGATCAGCCATGTGGAACTCATCGGCACCACGATCTCCCGGCTCCTGGACGGCTCACCTGAGTACCAGGGCAAGAAAAAGGATCCGGTGGACCAGCCCGGTGCAGGAGGGGCCACTCCGCTCAACATCGCCCTGGACCACAGCAACATCCACCACTACCTCGTGGGCGCCCAGGGCGCGCTTCCGGTAGACGCAGCAGGAAACCCGTGGAGCGGTTCGTGGGTCTACAACAGCGGCAACCTGGTCCTCGACCTCCTCTACAACCTGATGCTGGAGTCGACGGGCCGCCTGCAGAAATGCCGCATCTACGAGATGACGGACAACAAGACTGCGCGGTCCACCATCGCCTACTTGATCGTCCGCGACCAGGCACACGAAAATGCTTACGCCAAGGCGCTGGAAAGCCTGGGCGTGAACTGGGGGAAGGTCCTTCCAATTCCCAAGACCAACGCCGAGCAATTCCCCGAGGTCAAGAAGCTCCTGGACCTGGGACTTCAAAGCGTCCAATACACCTTCAGCGCCGACAACCTCAGCGAAGCGGGCAAGCTATACCGGGGCGCTTCACCGTCCAACGACGGAACGGAGCTCCGTACGGATACCATGCCTGATGGGTTCCCCATGACCATCGCTCCGGAGCGGAAGGAAGAGTTCGCCCCCGGACTGGACCCAGAACTTCTGGCGATGATACAGGCAGTAGCCGAACAGGAACTGCATGATGCGGACAACCCCAAGGAAGCCAAAAAGTAG
- a CDS encoding DUF1540 domain-containing protein has protein sequence MTEHIAEVSACSVGSCGFNHDGCTAFGITIGGTQDHASCATFIDTNAMGGLPKVLAHVGACQRSECVHNNNLMCEAHDVRVGPGREAADCLTYEHA, from the coding sequence ATGACCGAACACATTGCCGAAGTATCCGCCTGTAGCGTGGGCAGTTGCGGCTTCAACCACGACGGCTGCACTGCCTTTGGAATCACCATCGGTGGCACCCAGGACCACGCTTCCTGTGCAACGTTCATTGACACCAACGCGATGGGCGGCCTTCCCAAGGTCCTCGCGCATGTGGGTGCTTGCCAGCGCTCCGAATGCGTCCACAACAACAACCTCATGTGCGAAGCGCACGACGTCAGGGTCGGCCCCGGCCGTGAAGCGGCTGACTGCCTGACCTACGAGCACGCCTGA
- the purS gene encoding phosphoribosylformylglycinamidine synthase subunit PurS has protein sequence MPRIVVDVMPKPEILDPQGKAIVGALPRLGFNSFSAVRQGKRFELTVDGEVTDAILAQAREAAETLLSNPVIEDVVNVEVVEA, from the coding sequence ATGCCCCGGATCGTCGTTGACGTCATGCCCAAGCCCGAGATTCTGGACCCCCAGGGGAAGGCCATCGTGGGTGCATTGCCCCGCCTCGGCTTCAACAGCTTCAGCGCAGTCCGCCAAGGCAAGCGCTTTGAACTGACCGTCGACGGCGAGGTGACCGACGCTATCCTGGCCCAGGCCCGCGAAGCTGCCGAGACGCTCCTGTCCAACCCGGTGATCGAGGATGTTGTCAACGTCGAGGTCGTTGAGGCCTGA
- a CDS encoding phosphoglycerate dehydrogenase, giving the protein MKILAPDTIELDLAELTDAGDEVTTYAVDQPIPSGHRDAEVLIVWRNTQENLADAASGMPNLKLVQTLAAGPDSVLAAGFADHVAITSGRSLHDGPVAEHALALVLAAVRRLDVLQEAQRNTTWNTEFNAAQSDPATEQLYTLDGANVTIWGFGSIAGRLAPLLATLGAKVTGVANSKGERYGFPVVSTEELPHVLGTTDVLISILPATPDTADALNDDILRHLPASAVFVNVGRGATVDEDALLAALQEGRLRVAALDVTKQEPLPAWSELWAAPNLIITPHVAGNRPKGSSRLVLTNVTALKEGRPLTNQVAGEGA; this is encoded by the coding sequence GTGAAGATCCTTGCCCCGGACACCATCGAACTGGACCTCGCCGAACTCACCGACGCTGGGGACGAGGTAACCACTTACGCCGTGGACCAACCCATCCCCAGCGGGCACCGTGACGCTGAGGTCCTCATTGTGTGGCGCAACACCCAGGAGAACCTGGCGGACGCGGCCAGTGGAATGCCGAACCTCAAGCTTGTCCAGACACTGGCAGCCGGGCCTGACTCCGTGCTTGCGGCTGGTTTCGCCGACCATGTGGCCATCACCTCCGGCCGCTCGCTGCACGATGGCCCCGTCGCCGAGCACGCACTGGCGCTGGTTCTTGCTGCGGTTCGGCGCCTGGACGTCCTGCAGGAAGCCCAACGGAACACCACCTGGAACACGGAGTTCAACGCCGCGCAGTCCGATCCCGCCACCGAACAGCTTTACACGCTCGACGGCGCCAACGTCACCATCTGGGGCTTCGGTTCGATCGCCGGACGGCTCGCTCCCCTGCTGGCCACCCTGGGTGCGAAAGTCACCGGGGTGGCCAACTCCAAAGGTGAGCGCTACGGCTTCCCGGTGGTCTCAACCGAGGAACTTCCCCACGTCCTGGGCACTACCGATGTGCTGATCTCCATCCTTCCCGCCACGCCCGACACCGCCGATGCCCTGAACGACGACATCCTTCGGCACCTTCCCGCCAGCGCAGTTTTCGTCAACGTGGGCCGCGGCGCCACCGTTGACGAAGACGCACTGCTGGCCGCCCTGCAGGAGGGACGGCTCCGCGTCGCCGCCCTTGACGTCACCAAGCAGGAGCCGCTCCCGGCATGGTCGGAACTGTGGGCTGCGCCCAACCTGATCATCACCCCGCACGTGGCCGGTAACCGGCCCAAAGGCTCCTCCCGGTTGGTCCTCACGAATGTCACCGCACTCAAGGAAGGCCGCCCTTTGACCAACCAGGTTGCGGGCGAAGGGGCATAA